Part of the Drosophila santomea strain STO CAGO 1482 chromosome 2L, Prin_Dsan_1.1, whole genome shotgun sequence genome is shown below.
CACGCGTCCCAcggagcagcaacaataacaacaacaatattattaaccacaataacaataataacacTAACAGCGGCAGCCTTTCGCGACGTACTCGCCACTTCTACAGCAACAACGGCAGTCACTTCAGCAACGACATGTtccccagccacgccccccgcaGCAGCACCCAGACATCATCACCCCGGGTCGGAGGTCGTCGCCATCACTCCACCCCCGCCGCCAGCTCCAATTCGCCACAGCACCAGGGCGTGGATCCCCTAAGGCTGCTCTATCCCAATGTCAACGAGAGCGAGACTCCGCTGCCCAGGTGCTGGAGTCCCCATGACAAGTGCTTGTCCATCGGATTGTCGCAGAACAACCTGAGAGTCACCTACAAGGGTGAGTAGAATGCAAGGTTTGAACTTCTCTGCAGTTATTCAGTTCAGAGCTATTTGCCAAGTCCGAATTCATACCAGCTGCAATAGGCAATCGGAAAAGGTCAGGAAACCAATGAAGATGCCTTACTTCCATCTTATCAATCGGTTTCACTTTACAATATGGAAACGAATATTTGAAAAAGGTATCTGAATGGAATATGGAACAAATTCGTTACGCTGTAGCTCGTTTAACTGTAGAGTTTGCGGAGCTcgtttttattaaatagatTTAACCGTGTCCATATGAACATTTcctaaatgtttttaatatgaAACTTTAAAGGCAGTATACAACATTTTACCCCTTTATTCAATTTCTTTGATTGATCAAATAAATTTAGgtatatgtttattattacCTTTTTACTTGCATATATAATAATTGCATAGGCACTTCAAATAGTAACTGATATTTTCTGTAACCATTGAAAACTGTCGATTTATTCccaaattttatatttatctTGAAGGATGTAACTCAAATTACTAACAAGAAGAAGAGTTTTAGTGCATCTGCAGTTTTCACGCTCTTTCGCACTATCTCACTCtggcacactcacacatgcacAGACAGGTTCTCTCAGCTGTGCGCtggtggtttttgtttttcattacTCACTTCTCCCACGCTCATTCGCGTGGCTGTTAAGCCGCTAACAGCAACAGCTGGCTTACCAGTGCAATATAAAACATGTAAAATGTATGGATTTATTGTGTAGATGGTGCGCTGCAAAGATGTAAAATGTACCTTTAGGTTATTAGGATTTTAATAGGTAAAAGTTGTATCCTAATGATTCCAAATCATTCGATATTATTATTTCGACATACAGTATAAAGCCCCTTATTTATTGTGTGTTGTAAATAATTTAGTaggccaaaaaacattttttgttcaGAAAATCTACTcaattttgttatatttaaataactccataaataaaataaagtactAAATTCGAGAGTAGAAAATCCATCCCAAAtagatataaaaataatatcttACTGCAATGCTGTAGCATATAGAAATAATGGTCTGGCAAATACTAAAACCTCATGACATTTTAGGTGTGGGCAAGCAGCACAGTGATGCCGCCTCAGTGCGCACTGCCTATCCGATCCCGTCCTCCTGTGGACTGTACTACTTCGAGGTGCGGATAATCTCTAAGGGACGCAACGGCTACATGGGCATTGGCCTAACTGCTCAGCAGTTCCGTATGAACCGCCTGCCAGGTTTGTGTTGCGTTGTGCTGCTAGGCGAGATGTCCCCATGATTCCTAATAACCACACTCCCCTCAAGTAGGTTGGGACAAACAGTCGTACGGGTACCACGGCGACGATGGCAACTCGTTTAGCTCCTCGGGAAATGGCCAAACCTACGGCCCTACTTTCACCACCGGCGATGTGATTGGGTGCTGCGTCAACTTTGTGAACAACACGTGCTTTTACACAAAGAACGGAGTGGATCTGGGCATCGCGTTTAGGGATTTACCGGTGCTTATTTAATGGAATTTACATAATGTATCATTTTCTAACTTTATTCATGTTCAATTTCCCAGACTAAGCTTTATCCCACTGTGGGCCTACAGACACCAGGCGAGGAAGTGGATGCCAACTTTGGTCAGGAACCATTTAAGTTCGACAAGATCGTCGACATGATGAAGGAGATGCGCTCCAATGTGCTGCGCAAAATCGACAGATATCCACATCTACTGGAGACCCCAGAAAACCTGATGAACCGGTGCGTTTCcgtaaaatatgtttaatggACAAGACTAAGTGCCAACTAACACAATTTTTTCCAAATTGCTTAGCCTGGTTTCCACCTATCTGGTGCATAATGCGTTCAGCAAGACCGCCGAGGCCTTCAATGGCTACACAAATCAGACTTTCAACGAGGACTTGGCATCGATCAAGACACGTCAAAGTTCGTATATTAGCCATTAGAAAATACAACGCAATTACTAACTTTAAATCCACTCATTCAGGGATCATTAAGCTTATACTGACAGGCAAAATGAGCCAGGCCATTGAGCACACAATTCGCTCTTTCCCCGGACTtctagaaaataataaaaacctcTGGTTTGCATTGAAGTGCCGCCAGTTTATTGAAATGATCAATGGAGCAGACATTGAGGTGGGTTTTTAAACACTAcatgtggaaaataaatagaacCGATGGATTGTCTTACAGAACGTGAACAACAAAGTCACCGCCACCACACAGACCATGCCCACAAACCAGACGTCTGTGATACAGTCCACCAAGTCGTTCAAGCACAGCAAGAGcggcaatggaaatggcaacGCCAACATCAATCAGACTCAACAACAGAACAACACTGCGATTCCAGCTGTGATAAAGCCACAAGGCGGCGATAggccagatataaaaaagtaAGCCAAATTAAGGAGTATGTGATAATTATTCGGATTGTTAACCATAACATATTATTCAAGCATGTTGGTTGACGACAACTCCAACAAGTGTGTGGAGcacgacagcaacagcatgGACGTAGAAATGGAGCCCTGCCAGAGTCACTCCAACGGCGGGGACTCGAGCTCCAATGGCAATGCCAGAGCTGTGCGCAACTCTCTAGATGCCATCGACGAGGAAATGGGTAAGTATTTATTGGCGGCGTTTCCGGGAAGATCCGTAATCCCCAGCACTTGTAGATGTAGATGTTTCCCCCTCTTCGCGTAACTGTGGTCGTGTGATCGAGAAGATCCTTGAGTTCGGCAAGGAACTGTCCAGCATGGGTcagcagctggagaaggagAACCTTATGACTGAAGAAGAGCGTCAAATGTTGGAGGTAAACTATTAATATTGATATCCTACCAAATCTGGTATTTTACAGGTTTAGGTGTGCCCCAAATAACAAAAGTTGTATTTGGAAAATTACTtcaatataaaatttttaggaaattgttatttattgttaGGATCTTTGAATGTTCTTTTATCTGAGTTATATCTAATTAAGCGATAACCAATCTATAATTTGTACAGGATGCATTTAGTCTGATTGCGTACTCAAATCCTTGGTCCAGTCCGCTGGGCTGGCTGTTGTGTCCTTCGAGACGTGAGAGTGTTTCCACCACGCTCAACTCGGCCATATTGGGTACGTCCTTTCTAAACCTGTCTTTCCTTCGCGAAACGAAGTTACTAATTCCCGATTATGCAGAATCCCTGAACTTTGAGCGTCGTCCACCGCTGGAATATCTGGTGGCTCACGCATCGGAGCTGATCAAGGTGATCGGACAGCACTCGCTGGGCGAGGACGCTTTCGTAACTATCGACGATGTGTTCCCGCAAAATTGACCCAGTTCGCCGACGCTGCTGAAGATGTTCGAGACCACGCTGACCCTGCCGCGAACCAGTGTGCTAACGGAACCGTTGGGCAGCGCCGGAACCGGATCTGGGCCCTCTACATCAACGGCTGCCGTGGCAGTTCAGACCAGCAAACGACGCCGAAGGCGACGAAACAAACGACGCCGCAAATCCTCCCTTTCCAGCAATACCGATGCCCCGTCGGCCCGGACCTACGATCCCGTGATGACGGGCAGTACGCTCCGGTCGGCAGCTGTAGCATCGGTGGGCGGTAGCGCGGGTACGGGGCCAGTGCGTCGGGGTCGTCGAAGGAGCGGGGTCAGCTCATCTTCATCGGCGGCAGCGactgcggcagcagcagcggaggaggaggcggaagAAGCGGAAGCGGAGGCGGCTCGCCAGGAGGAGGCAGCGGAAATCTTGAGCGGAAACAGCAGCCCATCGATGTTCGTTGATCCGCAGGACTTCTTTGAGACCCTGGACTAAATTTAgattatttacaatttgcaGTAGGTTAAATTTTGTTGTTACTTccgttctcttttttttacaTGCATCCTTGGCTTCAGTGCGCCTATTTATACCTAAACGccgtttatttaattgttcGATTATGCTAAAGGTGAGATACGTTTGGCGGCCTTTGATTTAGCGtgattttttaataacttttaacatatattttatatagcCTCTGTAAGCATACCGTGTGTAATATTATGatgtataattaaatttgcaaacTGTGCTGCGACACGACCCTTGAAAAAGTTTTCACTCTTTGTTTTTTCGCTTTCACCGCCCGAAACACAACACTCACACACCAAAATATAATCTAGAATTGATAGTAAAGGGACTAGCCTGAAACAAAAACTGTTCAATCATCTCCTTAGCAAGTTAATAGAACCCATAGTTAATTGGTAAACATCCGCGTTCTAATTCTCCATGTTTTCAGCGATTCATCCTGTGTATTGTGGCATGACTAAGCAAAAACAATTGAACATTTTAAGTGTAATGTTTTGCAATAGTGATTAAGCATATTAACATGTAatctatatatacaaaattGGTCATACACACATTCGACAGGCATAAATAGAGTTTAACTGGATAATcgtttaaatatattgtatgGATGTGTATTTCAGTACTCAAGAACTGTGTTTTAAAGGGAAGAAGTGTCTTGGCctaattcattttaaatactat
Proteins encoded:
- the LOC120447603 gene encoding ran-binding proteins 9/10 homolog isoform X2, which codes for MENVEEAPPLSSESNSNSNNSSSSHQLSQSGAMGAEIAPSSFRSHSHSPTPSPPAPAPSHDQPHPDHSSPPLNASETEARENSPHDHSPTPTFHQTAPPPTTSSTALQREEREQQQETPPLDQDQQESPPSQDQELHTLQHQQDQGYPAVQQDQQAELNQELHHIEGFIRHRELQNQEEHPLQASLENREPSGQEDTNPERPHEPQVRDPELEPESEPPPPLLLEDLDEQDSGSQDLNEQEPPLIIDANAIAETIDANAVERIDDYEDDDEEVDEEEEVVEDRVDRAGEGASVSGAQRLHSVAVLPRYSSAPRVPRSSNNNNNNIINHNNNNNTNSGSLSRRTRHFYSNNGSHFSNDMFPSHAPRSSTQTSSPRVGGRRHHSTPAASSNSPQHQGVDPLRLLYPNVNESETPLPRCWSPHDKCLSIGLSQNNLRVTYKGVGKQHSDAASVRTAYPIPSSCGLYYFEVRIISKGRNGYMGIGLTAQQFRMNRLPGWDKQSYGYHGDDGNSFSSSGNGQTYGPTFTTGDVIGCCVNFVNNTCFYTKNGVDLGIAFRDLPTKLYPTVGLQTPGEEVDANFGQEPFKFDKIVDMMKEMRSNVLRKIDRYPHLLETPENLMNRLVSTYLVHNAFSKTAEAFNGYTNQTFNEDLASIKTRQRIIKLILTGKMSQAIEHTIRSFPGLLENNKNLWFALKCRQFIEMINGADIENVNNKVTATTQTMPTNQTSVIQSTKSFKHSKSGNGNGNANINQTQQQNNTAIPAVIKPQGGDRPDIKNMLVDDNSNKCVEHDSNSMDVEMEPCQSHSNGGDSSSNGNARAVRNSLDAIDEEMDVDVSPSSRNCGRVIEKILEFGKELSSMGQQLEKENLMTEEERQMLEDAFSLIAYSNPWSSPLGWLLCPSRRESVSTTLNSAILESLNFERRPPLEYLVAHASELIKVIGQHSLGEDAFVTIDDVFPQN
- the LOC120447603 gene encoding ran-binding proteins 9/10 homolog isoform X4; its protein translation is MENVEEAPPLSSESNSNSNNSSSSHQLSQSGAMGAEIAPSSFRSHSHSPTPSPPAPAPSHDQPHPDHSSPPLNASETEARENSPHDHSPTPTFHQTAPPPTTSSTALQREEREQQQETPPLDQDQQESPPSQDQELHTLQHQQDQGYPAVQQDQQAELNQELHHIEGFIRHRELQNQEEHPLQASLENREPSGQEDTNPERPHEPQVRDPELEPESEPPPPLLLEDLDEQDSGSQDLNEQEPPLIIDANAIAETIDANAVERIDDYEDDDEEVDEEEEVVEDRVDRAGEGASVSGAQRLHSVAVLPRYSSAPRVPRSSNNNNNNIINHNNNNNTNSGSLSRRTRHFYSNNGSHFSNDMFPSHAPRSSTQTSSPRVGGRRHHSTPAASSNSPQHQGVDPLRLLYPNVNESETPLPRCWSPHDKCLSIGLSQNNLRVTYKGVGKQHSDAASVRTAYPIPSSCGLYYFEVRIISKGRNGYMGIGLTAQQFRMNRLPGWDKQSYGYHGDDGNSFSSSGNGQTYGPTFTTGDVIGCCVNFVNNTCFYTKNGVDLGIAFRDLPTKLYPTVGLQTPGEEVDANFGQEPFKFDKIVDMMKEMRSNVLRKIDRYPHLLETPENLMNRLVSTYLVHNAFSKTAEAFNGYTNQTFNEDLASIKTRQRIIKLILTGKMSQAIEHTIRSFPGLLENNKNLWFALKCRQFIEMINGADIENVNNKVTATTQTMPTNQTSVIQSTKSFKHSKSGNGNGNANINQTQQQNNTAIPAVIKPQGGDRPDIKNMLVDDNSNKCVEHDSNSMDVEMEPCQSHSNGGDSSSNGNARAVRNSLDAIDEEMDVSPSSRNCGRVIEKILEFGKELSSMGQQLEKENLMTEEERQMLEDAFSLIAYSNPWSSPLGWLLCPSRRESVSTTLNSAILESLNFERRPPLEYLVAHASELIKVIGQHSLGEDAFVTIDDVFPQN
- the LOC120447603 gene encoding ran-binding proteins 9/10 homolog isoform X3, with product MENVEEAPPLSSESNSNSNNSSSSHQLSQSGAMGAEIAPSSFRSHSHSPTPSPPAPAPSHDQPHPDHSSPPLNASETEARENSPHDHSPTPTFHQTAPPPTTSSTALQREEREQQQETPPLDQDQQESPPSQDQELHTLQHQQDQGYPAVQQDQQAELNQELHHIEGFIRHRELQNQEEHPLQASLENREPSGQEDTNPERPHEPQVRDPELEPESEPPPPLLLEDLDEQDSGSQDLNEQEPPLIIDANAIAETIDANAVERIDDYEDDDEEVDEEEEVVEDRVDRAGEGASVSGAQRLHSVAVLPRYSSAPRVPRSSNNNNNNIINHNNNNNTNSGSLSRRTRHFYSNNGSHFSNDMFPSHAPRSSTQTSSPRVGGRRHHSTPAASSNSPQHQGVDPLRLLYPNVNESETPLPRCWSPHDKCLSIGLSQNNLRVTYKGVGKQHSDAASVRTAYPIPSSCGLYYFEVRIISKGRNGYMGIGLTAQQFRMNRLPVGWDKQSYGYHGDDGNSFSSSGNGQTYGPTFTTGDVIGCCVNFVNNTCFYTKNGVDLGIAFRDLPTKLYPTVGLQTPGEEVDANFGQEPFKFDKIVDMMKEMRSNVLRKIDRYPHLLETPENLMNRLVSTYLVHNAFSKTAEAFNGYTNQTFNEDLASIKTRQRIIKLILTGKMSQAIEHTIRSFPGLLENNKNLWFALKCRQFIEMINGADIENVNNKVTATTQTMPTNQTSVIQSTKSFKHSKSGNGNGNANINQTQQQNNTAIPAVIKPQGGDRPDIKNMLVDDNSNKCVEHDSNSMDVEMEPCQSHSNGGDSSSNGNARAVRNSLDAIDEEMDVSPSSRNCGRVIEKILEFGKELSSMGQQLEKENLMTEEERQMLEDAFSLIAYSNPWSSPLGWLLCPSRRESVSTTLNSAILESLNFERRPPLEYLVAHASELIKVIGQHSLGEDAFVTIDDVFPQN
- the LOC120447603 gene encoding ran-binding proteins 9/10 homolog isoform X1, translated to MENVEEAPPLSSESNSNSNNSSSSHQLSQSGAMGAEIAPSSFRSHSHSPTPSPPAPAPSHDQPHPDHSSPPLNASETEARENSPHDHSPTPTFHQTAPPPTTSSTALQREEREQQQETPPLDQDQQESPPSQDQELHTLQHQQDQGYPAVQQDQQAELNQELHHIEGFIRHRELQNQEEHPLQASLENREPSGQEDTNPERPHEPQVRDPELEPESEPPPPLLLEDLDEQDSGSQDLNEQEPPLIIDANAIAETIDANAVERIDDYEDDDEEVDEEEEVVEDRVDRAGEGASVSGAQRLHSVAVLPRYSSAPRVPRSSNNNNNNIINHNNNNNTNSGSLSRRTRHFYSNNGSHFSNDMFPSHAPRSSTQTSSPRVGGRRHHSTPAASSNSPQHQGVDPLRLLYPNVNESETPLPRCWSPHDKCLSIGLSQNNLRVTYKGVGKQHSDAASVRTAYPIPSSCGLYYFEVRIISKGRNGYMGIGLTAQQFRMNRLPVGWDKQSYGYHGDDGNSFSSSGNGQTYGPTFTTGDVIGCCVNFVNNTCFYTKNGVDLGIAFRDLPTKLYPTVGLQTPGEEVDANFGQEPFKFDKIVDMMKEMRSNVLRKIDRYPHLLETPENLMNRLVSTYLVHNAFSKTAEAFNGYTNQTFNEDLASIKTRQRIIKLILTGKMSQAIEHTIRSFPGLLENNKNLWFALKCRQFIEMINGADIENVNNKVTATTQTMPTNQTSVIQSTKSFKHSKSGNGNGNANINQTQQQNNTAIPAVIKPQGGDRPDIKNMLVDDNSNKCVEHDSNSMDVEMEPCQSHSNGGDSSSNGNARAVRNSLDAIDEEMDVDVSPSSRNCGRVIEKILEFGKELSSMGQQLEKENLMTEEERQMLEDAFSLIAYSNPWSSPLGWLLCPSRRESVSTTLNSAILESLNFERRPPLEYLVAHASELIKVIGQHSLGEDAFVTIDDVFPQN
- the LOC120447621 gene encoding uncharacterized protein LOC120447621; protein product: MFETTLTLPRTSVLTEPLGSAGTGSGPSTSTAAVAVQTSKRRRRRRNKRRRKSSLSSNTDAPSARTYDPVMTGSTLRSAAVASVGGSAGTGPVRRGRRRSGVSSSSSAAATAAAAAEEEAEEAEAEAARQEEAAEILSGNSSPSMFVDPQDFFETLD